A DNA window from Salvelinus sp. IW2-2015 linkage group LG4q.1:29, ASM291031v2, whole genome shotgun sequence contains the following coding sequences:
- the LOC111960960 gene encoding uncharacterized protein has protein sequence MEEGKNLYLAELAWEVKRRLRLEELEREVCRELRLERRIGQPGNRMGDWRPLGMETHTLLGMDSPFRHSTSLMDTLSSQISTENLEVARLHTARPRSARPPTERPSSNSDHSGTLSTVMTCSPHSASPSVITVRDLLLMIGHITSSVLEEVNSILIPALVDLIRLRASESAAESMLPISKDTNEDSTQGSVSCTPYSQSQCDLSHSES, from the exons ATGGAAGAGGGGAAGAACCTTTACTTGGCCGAACTGGCTTGGGAGGTGAAACGACGCCTCAGGCTTGAGGAGCTGGAAAGAGAAGTGTGCAGGGAGCTGCGCCTGGAGCGCCGAATTGGACAG CCTGGTAACCGGATGGGAGATTGGAGACCCCTGGgaatggagacacacacacttctgggAATGGACTCTCCCTTCAGACACTCCACCTCCTTGATGGACACTCTTTCCAGTCAGATCTCGACTGAGAACCTCGAGGTTGCTAGGCTACATACTGCCAGACCACGTTCTGCCAGACCACCAACTGAAAGACCTAGCAGTAACTCTGATCACTCTGGAACCTTGTCTACTGTGATGACCTGCTCACCACATTCAGCTAGCCCATCAGTG ATTACTGTTAGGGACTTGCTGCTCATGATTGGGCACATAACAAGCTCAGTATTGGAGGAGGTAAATAGCATCCTGATCCCTGCCTTGGTTGACCTTATAAGGCTGAGAGCTTCAGAAAGTGCTGCAGAGAGTATGCTCCCCATCAGCAAAGACACCAACGAAGATTCAACCCAGGGCTCTGTCAGCTGTACCCCTTACTCTCAAAGTCAATGTGATCTGTCTCACTCAGAGTCCTGA
- the LOC111962211 gene encoding uncharacterized protein codes for MHHPNFKAPKSGSTLNLKELTALFNEMTTRQSLNKKAEQSSIKTEIEQPECSTVEQVTSGSSSFTRELILEEVLMKLVKKICRMPKRTNKHQRIQISDLVTELIRLFDDEVAKYLIEEMESQQKSFTSKMTSKLADAIYTDLGKVKRLKRSLKIDDLFEDQEMLSIVSVIVSHKLLGILKPSVPSETSDLEDSCSDDVEDAESEGVHYATGRKSKMSIVLKDTTDQPEMYIAVDSPPMIKLSKIRKGIRGFFWGVQKAWKRLVTCKSSGSSDG; via the exons ATGCACCATCCAAACTTCAAGGCACCAAAATCTGGATCTACACTCAACTTGAAAGAATTGACAGCCTTGTTTAATGAAATGACAACCCGTCAATCTTTGAATAAGAAAGCTGAGCAGAGCAGCATCAAGACTGAGATTGAACAGCCGGAGTGCTCCACTGTGGAACAAGTGACATCCGGTTCCAGCAGCTTCACTAGGGAGCTTATATTAGAAGAAGTCCTGATGAAGCTTGTCAAGAAGATATGCCGTATGCCAAAAAGGACCAACAAACATCAGCGCATCCAGATCAGTGATCTGGTGACTGAGCTGATCCGATTGTTCGATGATGAGGTGGCCAAATATCTGATTGAGGAAATGGAAAGCCAGCAAAAAAGTTTCACTTCTAAGATGACATCGAAGCTGGCAGATGCCATCTACACTGACCTTGGGAAGGTCAAGCGTTTGAAACGCTCCTTGAAAATTGACGATTTATTTGAGGATCAGGAGATGCtttccattgtctctgtcatTGTTTCCCACAAGCTACTGGGCATCTTGAAACCCTCAGTACCCAGCGAGACCTCAGACCTTGAAGACTCATGCAGTGATGATGTGGAGGATGCGGAATCTGAGGGGGTGCATTATGCCACCGGCAGAAAG TCCAAGATGAGCATTGTCCTTAAAGACACTACAGACCAGCCAGAGATGTACATTGCTGTGGATTCTCCACCTATGA TTAAATTATCCAAGATCAGGAAAGGCATCCGGGGCTTCTTCTGGGGAGTCCAGAAGGCCTGGAAACGCTTGGTCACCTGCAAGTCCTCTGGSTCCTCTGATGGGTAG